The sequence GATTCGCCCCGACTCCGTGCAGTAGTGATAGGGAAGCCCGCCCACCTTTTCGAATTCCCGAACGGACTGCCCATGCTGTCGTCCACCACCCGGCCCGCGACCGCGGCGCTCCCCGAGAGCCACGGGTACCGGGTGAAGAAGCACCTGCTGGGCAAGCCGCTGGTCACCGAGCAGCTGAAGGGCGAGCGGCTGTCCAACCCGATCGCGCTGGGCGTACTCGCCTCGGACTGCATCTCCTCGATGGCCTACGGCTCCGAGCAGATGCTGGTGGTGCTGATCCCGGCGATCGGCGTCGCGGCGTTCACCGCGCTCATACCCCTGACCGCGGCGATCCTGTGTGTCCTGCTGCTGCTGACGCTCTCCTACCGCGACGTGGTGATGGCCTACACCCGGGCCGGTGGCTCCTACGTGGTGGCCCGGGAGAACTTCGGACCGCGGATCGCCCAGGTCGCCGCGGTCGCGCTGCTGATCGACTACATCGTCACCGTCGCGGTCCAGGCGGCGGCCGGCACCGACGCGCTGGTGTCGCTGATCCACCTGCTGTGGGGCGACGCCCGCCTGACCGCCCTGGACGACAACAAGCTCTTCATCACCATCGGGGTGGTGCTCCTGCTGTGCTGGGGCAACCTGCGCGGCATCCGTGAGGCGGGCCGCTCCTTCGCCCTGCCCGCCTACCTGTTCATCAGCGCGATGGCGCTGCTGATCATCACCGGCTTCACCCGCTTCCTGCTCGGTGACCACTCCCGCATCGACGTGCACACCCCGGGCATGGTCGGCCTCGGCACCGACACCCACGGCTTCTTCTACGGCGCCTCGCTGCTGATCCTGCTGCGCGCGTTCGCCAACGGCGGCTCGTCGCTGACCGGCCTGGAGGCGATCTCCAACGGCGTCAGCGTCTTCCGCAGCCCGCAGGGCCCCAACGCCCGCCGCACCATGGTCGCGATGTCCTGCATCCTGGGCACCGGCGTCCTCGGGGTGTCCCTGCTCGCGCACATCACGCACGCCACGCCGTACGTCGCGCAGACCCCGACCGTGGTCTCACAGGAGGCGAGTTGGGCCTTCGGCGGCAACTGGTACGGCACCGCGGGCCTGGTCTTCGTGCAGCTCGCGACCGCGCTGATCCTCTACATGGGGGCGAACACCTCCTTCAACGGCTTCCCGTTCCTGGCCAGTTTCGTGGCCGAGGACTCCTTCCTGCCCCGCCAGCTCACCCGGCGCGGCCACCGGCTGGCCTTCTCCAACGGCATCATCGTGCTGACCGTGGTGTCGCTGACGCTGCTGATCGCCACCAAGGGCAGCCTGAACGCGCTCGTCGGGCTCTACGCGATCGGGGTGTTCTCCGGCTTCACCATGGCCGGCGCCGGCCTGGTCCGGCACCACTGGAGGTCGCGCGACGGCAGGTGGCGGGCGAAGCTCGCGCTCAACGGCCTGGCCTGCGGGGTGTCGCTGCTGGTCGCCCTGATCTTCGCGGTGACCAAGTTCACCGAGGGCGCGTGGGTGGTGGTGCTGGTGTTCCCGATCGGCGTGTGGGCGCTGATCAAGGTGAACAAGCGCTACCGCGAGGAGGCCGCCGCGCTGGCGGCCGCGCCCGCCGACGCCACCCAACCGCGCGCCGACAGCCAGGTGATGTACATCCTGGTGGACCGGGTCGACCTGGCCGTGCTCAAGGCGATCCGCTACGCCCGCGCGCTGCGGCCGACCGAGATCCGCGCGGTCCACGTCATGGTCGACGCCCAGGAGGCGAAGCGGCTGGCGGCGCAGTGGAACCGCACCGAGGTCGGCGACCTGCGGCTGGAGATGGTGGAGTGCCCGGACCGCCGGATCAGCCGCGCGGTGCTCGAACTGGTCGACCGCCGCATCCGCGAGCAGCGCGCCCAGGTCACCCTGCTGATCCCCGAGCGCAACTACTCCCCGATCCTCGGCCGTCTGCTGCACCGGCGCACCGCGGACCACATCGCCCGCGCGGTCGGCCGACTGCCCGACGTCGTGGCCACCATCGTCCCGTTCGACGTCGCCGAGCCGCACGAGGAGCGGGCGCCCGACGGTTCGGCCGCCGCCCGGCGCCCGTGACCGAGGTCGCCCGCTTGGATACGGGTAAGGTGCCCGCGGCCGTACCGGCGGCGGACCAGGCCCGCGCGGTGAAGGAGTCGAAGCCCCGGCCCGCCGCGGGGCGCCGGGGCGCGCTCCGCGGGCGTAACGTGTCCGGGCCCGCGCACCGACCCGAAGGGAACAGCGTGATCGAGGAGTTGACGGCCTTCGTACGCGCCCGCATGACGGAGGACCTGACGTACGCGTGGGGCGGCGCCGTCGCGGGCGGGCAGTGGACGGCCGAGGGGCCGCGCCTGGTCGTGGACAGCGGCGCCGCGTTCGAGATGGCGGCGCCGCTCGCCGCGCACACCGCCCACCACGACCCGGCACGGGTGGTCCGCGCGGTCGCCGCCAAGCAGGCGATCGTCGCCAAGTGCGAACGCCACCTGGCGCAGGGCGCACCCGGGCTCGACGCCCGCGACAGCGAGCTCTTCGTCGCGCAGATCCTCGTCGCGCTGGCCGCGGAGTGGGCGTCCCACCCCGACTACCGCGCCGAGTGGAACGGCTCCCCCGCCGGCGGAGCGTAGCCCCCGTCCCGGGCGAACGGCCGTGCGCGCGGCCCGGCACACCCTCCGATCTCCTTGGGCAACATGCCGCATATCAGGCGCCTTAGGAGTACCCGGCGCCGATACCGGCGCCGGTATCAGCACGCCGTAGGCAACCTGCCGTACGCCGCCCGCACTTCGCACCCCGTTGGCCTCGAGGTGGCGCGGATACGGCAGTGGGCCGCTCCGGGTCGATCGGAGCGGCCCACCGCGACGCGCGGCCGTCGTATGCCGGACGGTCGGCCGCGCGCGTCTCACCACCGGTACCAGCGGCCCCTCCCGGAGCCGGACCCCGGCCGGATCAGGAATCCGAGCAGCCACAGCACCAGCACGACCACCGCGACCCACCAGAGGATCTGCACGGCGAATCCGAATCCGAACAGAAGCAGTGCCAGCAAGAGCACAACGAGCAACGGTCCCATGGTTACCAGCCTCCTGGACGACCG comes from Streptomyces sp. NBC_00448 and encodes:
- a CDS encoding APC family permease, producing MLSSTTRPATAALPESHGYRVKKHLLGKPLVTEQLKGERLSNPIALGVLASDCISSMAYGSEQMLVVLIPAIGVAAFTALIPLTAAILCVLLLLTLSYRDVVMAYTRAGGSYVVARENFGPRIAQVAAVALLIDYIVTVAVQAAAGTDALVSLIHLLWGDARLTALDDNKLFITIGVVLLLCWGNLRGIREAGRSFALPAYLFISAMALLIITGFTRFLLGDHSRIDVHTPGMVGLGTDTHGFFYGASLLILLRAFANGGSSLTGLEAISNGVSVFRSPQGPNARRTMVAMSCILGTGVLGVSLLAHITHATPYVAQTPTVVSQEASWAFGGNWYGTAGLVFVQLATALILYMGANTSFNGFPFLASFVAEDSFLPRQLTRRGHRLAFSNGIIVLTVVSLTLLIATKGSLNALVGLYAIGVFSGFTMAGAGLVRHHWRSRDGRWRAKLALNGLACGVSLLVALIFAVTKFTEGAWVVVLVFPIGVWALIKVNKRYREEAAALAAAPADATQPRADSQVMYILVDRVDLAVLKAIRYARALRPTEIRAVHVMVDAQEAKRLAAQWNRTEVGDLRLEMVECPDRRISRAVLELVDRRIREQRAQVTLLIPERNYSPILGRLLHRRTADHIARAVGRLPDVVATIVPFDVAEPHEERAPDGSAAARRP
- a CDS encoding DUF6221 family protein, giving the protein MDTGKVPAAVPAADQARAVKESKPRPAAGRRGALRGRNVSGPAHRPEGNSVIEELTAFVRARMTEDLTYAWGGAVAGGQWTAEGPRLVVDSGAAFEMAAPLAAHTAHHDPARVVRAVAAKQAIVAKCERHLAQGAPGLDARDSELFVAQILVALAAEWASHPDYRAEWNGSPAGGA
- a CDS encoding hydrophobic protein, which produces MGPLLVVLLLALLLFGFGFAVQILWWVAVVVLVLWLLGFLIRPGSGSGRGRWYRW